One Tessaracoccus lacteus DNA window includes the following coding sequences:
- a CDS encoding DUF3263 domain-containing protein, with amino-acid sequence MSEALSFAGAADLAERDAAILDFEDSWFTSSVPKEQAIMEHFSMTAARYYQHLNTLIDTPEALAYKPLLVKRLRRMRVQRQSARSARRLQG; translated from the coding sequence ATGTCCGAGGCCCTCTCCTTCGCCGGCGCAGCCGATCTGGCCGAGCGTGACGCCGCCATCCTCGATTTCGAGGACAGCTGGTTCACGTCGTCGGTGCCGAAGGAGCAGGCGATCATGGAGCACTTCTCCATGACGGCGGCCAGGTACTACCAGCACCTGAACACGCTGATCGACACCCCTGAGGCGCTGGCCTACAAACCGCTCCTGGTGAAGCGCCTGCGCCGGATGCGCGTCCAGCGCCAGTCTGCGCGGTCAGCCCGCCGGCTGCAGGGCTGA